The window TCTCCAGAGAATGTTCATCGTCATTACGAACAGGTGCAAGCCCAAAACCCAGCGACTTCGTGAGGCGGGTATCTAACTCGGCAACCGCGGCCTGATCGATCATAATTGGCCCCAGCGGAGTTTGGTAGGCATCATGCCCGGAAGTCAGCAGGGGTTGGCTGTATGCGCGATGCATGGGAGAGACAACCACCACCAGTTCGGGGGACATGCCGCGAGCCAACGCAAAAGCATGCCCAGCTACCGGTCCGGAATATCGATGCCCCGCATGTGGGACAACGAAAGCCATAATTTCTTTCGGCTGCACAAGAGACTCTGTGCAGGACATGTATCCATCCAGACTGGCAGCCAATTGTTTCGGGTTATCTGGATACCAGCGTCCCGCAATTGGTGAAGGGCGAATATCAGTTAGCGTCATTATATATTCCAAAAATGGGCGATCATTCTCGTGCCACCTTGATTTTAGCACACCAGAGCTGCGATTCGGGGTATGTGTTTGGGGTCGAGCAAAAGACCTCCGAGATTTTATTGGGATTAATTTTGGATGCGCATTCTGATGTAAAAATCTCGGAGGTCTGTGTGCATAAATGAGTAGAAGATTAAAACCTTGACACGTCTTTTGCACTCATGATAGACTCCACGAGCTAAAATCTTTGAAAGGAGAGCGCACGAAAATGACAAGCTATTTCACGATGCAAGTTAAAGTCCGCCGCTCTGCCAATATTGGTGGAGATGTTTTGCTGGCTCGGAGTGCGCCTACTGCCTGAGAGATTTAGTCTAGCCTAAATCGCCAAAGCCACGGGTGTACTTCAAGCCCCGTGGCTTTTTGATTCGCTCGCGCGCGAAGTTGAACCTCTATAAAAGGTCACGGGAAAGATGCCCCGTGGCTTTTTTATTTTCTTCAAACGAGGATGAGAGAGAAGGACAAACATGCAAACAACAACGAAGAAAGAGAAGAAAGAACCGCTGCTCAGCAATATCCTCAAATTGTTTATGTTCGCTATGGTGTTGGCAAATATCGCGGGCAGTATGTATGGTTCATTGCTACCGCTTTACCTGAAAAGCCTCAATGCCAATGTGCTGCAAGTTGGGTTGTTTTTTACCCTGTCGAATATTCTGCCATTAATTTTGCAGATTTTGGGCGGATGGATATCGGACTCGCTGGGTCGCTTGCGTAGTATCGCCATGGGCAGCGTTGCCGGAGTCATTGCGCATATCGGCATTGTGTTGGCGCCTACCTGGCAGTGGGTGTTGTTCGGGGAAGGTTTTGGCGCTATCACCCGTTCGCTGGTTGGCCCCAGTTTTAGTTCGTTTATCGCCGACCAGTCAGCCGAAAAAAACCGCGCCCGCGTCTTTGGCATCACCGAGAGCATTTTTATGCTGGTGGTCGTCATCGGCCCGCCGCTGGGCGGCTGGTTGGCCGATGCGTACGGCTTCAAGTTCATGCTAATTATTGCAGCGGTTCTGTATACCTTCGCGGCGTTAATTCGCATTGGCATGGCGCGCACGGCAGCCAAAGGCGCGGAAGCAAACCCCGAAAAACTATCGCTGGCTAGTTTGAAAGAAAAGCTTAGCGCAATGACCGTGCTGCTGCTAGCCGGGGGTGTGATGACCTGGGTGCTAGTTACCGATGGTGTACGCGATATCGCCTATACGATGTCTTTTACACTGGAATCACTCTATCTGAACGAAATCGGCGGGCTGACGATGAAGCAAATCGGCTTCCTGGGATCAATTTTTGGCATTTGTAATATGATCACCACCATTCCAGCGGGCAAATTGGCCGACAAGAAAGGCGAACGCGTCGCTATTGCGGGCGGTTTTTTGCTGGATGCTATCGGGCTAATTATCTTCCTCAATGTATACAGTTTTTGGGGTTACGCGATCGCCTGGGGCGTTTTTGGAATTGGGGTAGGCCTGATGTCACCCGCCTACCAATCGCTGATCAGCAAAGCTGTCCCCGAAAAATTGCGCGGCACGGCCTTTGGTCTGCTGCATAGCAGCCTGGGGCTATTCTCGCTTCCTGCTCCGGCAATCGGCGCGCGATTGTGGACTCGCTACACGCCACAGACGCCCTTCCGCATCACAGCCGGTGTCGCCTTGCTTACCATAATCCCGGTCTGGCTAAAGTTTAAGCTACCGGATGATGAGAATGAAGAAAAATAAATTCATAAGTCCCAGTGCCCATACACTGGGGGACGCCTTTTCGCACAGGAGAAAAACATGACGACAAAAAAAACGCTGATTATCCCAGAATCACCCCCAATTCCAGGATTGAACGTCCGCTACTTTGAGGGTGAATCGGATTATCCAAACATCATCGCAGTTTTCGATGCTTGTAAAATTGTTGACGATGTGGAGTACAGTCTCACACTGGAAGGTGTGAAGCACCACTTTGAACATATCATCAACAGCGACCCCTTCACAGATATGATTTTTGTGGAAGTGGATGGGCAAGTGGTGGCCTACGGGCGCGTGGGATGGTATGAGGAGAGCAACGGAAATTACATCTACTATACCCTGGGGTGGGTACACCCCAAATGGCGGCGCAAAGGCATTGGCACGGCAATTTTGAAGCACAATGAGCGCCGTGCCCGCGAGATTGCGGCCAAACATCCAGCGGACGCGCCCAAATTTTTCCAGACCGATCACAGCGACAAACAACCCGGCGTGGCAGCCTTGCTAAAGGCTAATAGCTACGAAGAAACTCGTTGGGGCTATGAGATGCAGCGTCCAACCGATGCCCCCTTGCCCGATGCGCCTATGTCGGAGGGTTTGGAAGTGCGCCCGGTGGATGAAGCGCATTATCGCCCGATCTGGGATGCGGACAACGAAGCTTTTCGCGATCATTGGGGCCACAGCGAGCGCACAGAAGAAGAATATCAGCGCTGGCTGGCCGAACCGGTAATTTTCACGCCCCACCTATGGAAAATTGCCTGGGACGGCGACGAAGTGGTCGGGATGGTGCGCAATTTTGTAGACGAAGATGAAAATAAAGAATATGACCGCAAACGCGGCTACACCGAATTCATCTCTGTGCGCAAACCCTGGCGACGACGCGGCGTAGCCCGCTCGCTGCTGGTGCAAAGCATCGAAATGTTCCGCGAGATGGGCTTTGCTGAGACCGTTTTGGGCGTAGATACGCAGAACCCCAACCACGCGCTCAATTTATATGAGGGTGTAGGGTATCAGGTGATACGCAAAAATACATTGTATCGGAAAGAATTGTAGTAAAAAGCCCTCTCCCACCCCCAATCACTATGTTAGTTTCCCCCTCCCTCTCCCAATTGTGGGAGAGGGAGGGGGTGGCCCGAAGGGCCGGGGGAGGGTGAGGGCAAGGAGAATATCATGACAACAACACTACCAGACGGCTTTACTGCCCGTCCTTCATCGCTGGACGAAATCCCTGTCGCGGTTGAGTTTTTCAATGCCCATTCGATGCATTATTTGGGCATTGAGAATCAACAGGAGAGTTCCACCAGAGCCGAATGGACGATTCCAAAATACAACCCCGCCACGGATTCCCGCATGGTTTATGCTCCCACGGGCGAACTGGTGGGCTACATCGAAGCATGGACGATTGATAACCCGCCGGTGCAATCCTGGGTATGGTATCGCGTGCATCCCGACTATGAAGGTATAGGCATCGGCGAGTGGCTGCTGGAGTGGGGCGAAGCGCGCGTTCGTCAGGTCATTCCGAGTTGTGCTGACGATTTACGCGTAGTCTATCGCAGTGGGGTTAACACCCAGATCACTGTAAATAAACAGCAGATGGAAGCTTTTGGGATGCAGC of the Chloroflexota bacterium genome contains:
- a CDS encoding GNAT family N-acetyltransferase, which gives rise to MTTKKTLIIPESPPIPGLNVRYFEGESDYPNIIAVFDACKIVDDVEYSLTLEGVKHHFEHIINSDPFTDMIFVEVDGQVVAYGRVGWYEESNGNYIYYTLGWVHPKWRRKGIGTAILKHNERRAREIAAKHPADAPKFFQTDHSDKQPGVAALLKANSYEETRWGYEMQRPTDAPLPDAPMSEGLEVRPVDEAHYRPIWDADNEAFRDHWGHSERTEEEYQRWLAEPVIFTPHLWKIAWDGDEVVGMVRNFVDEDENKEYDRKRGYTEFISVRKPWRRRGVARSLLVQSIEMFREMGFAETVLGVDTQNPNHALNLYEGVGYQVIRKNTLYRKEL
- a CDS encoding MFS transporter, encoding MQTTTKKEKKEPLLSNILKLFMFAMVLANIAGSMYGSLLPLYLKSLNANVLQVGLFFTLSNILPLILQILGGWISDSLGRLRSIAMGSVAGVIAHIGIVLAPTWQWVLFGEGFGAITRSLVGPSFSSFIADQSAEKNRARVFGITESIFMLVVVIGPPLGGWLADAYGFKFMLIIAAVLYTFAALIRIGMARTAAKGAEANPEKLSLASLKEKLSAMTVLLLAGGVMTWVLVTDGVRDIAYTMSFTLESLYLNEIGGLTMKQIGFLGSIFGICNMITTIPAGKLADKKGERVAIAGGFLLDAIGLIIFLNVYSFWGYAIAWGVFGIGVGLMSPAYQSLISKAVPEKLRGTAFGLLHSSLGLFSLPAPAIGARLWTRYTPQTPFRITAGVALLTIIPVWLKFKLPDDENEEK